In Carya illinoinensis cultivar Pawnee chromosome 9, C.illinoinensisPawnee_v1, whole genome shotgun sequence, the following are encoded in one genomic region:
- the LOC122276067 gene encoding glutathione S-transferase L3-like, whose protein sequence is MAAVGVKVNLPTPLDATSEPPPLFDGTTRLYISYTCPFAQRVWITRNFKGLQDEIKLVPLNLGNRPAWYKEKVYPENKVPALEHNGKVIGESLDLIKYVDSNFGGPSLLPDDPAKREFSEELIAYTDTFNKTVFTSFKGDTVKEAGPAFDHLENALHKFDDGPFFLGQFSLVDIAFIPFVERFQIFLSEVFKYDITAGRPKLAKWIEEINKIDAYKQTKTDPRELVEFYKARFLARL, encoded by the exons ATGGCTGCAGT AGGCGTGAAAGTGAATCTTCCGACACCCTTGGATGCCACTTCCGAACCTCCTCCTCTCTTCGATGGAACTACGAG GTTGTACATCTCTTACACATGCCCATTTGCACAGCGTGTATGGATCACCAGGAATTTCAAG GGATTACAAGACGAGATCAAATTAGTTCCACTTAACCTTGGAAACAGGCCTGCTTGGTATAAGGAGAAAGTCTACCCTGAAAACAAG GTGCCAGCCTTGGAACACAATGGCAAAGTTATTGGAGAGAGTcttgatttaattaaatatgtagaCAGCAACTTTGGGGGGCCTTCTCTTTTACCTGAT GATCCTGCTAAAAGAGAGTTTTCTGAAGAGTTGATAGCTTACACTGACACCTTTAACAAGACAGTGTTTACATCATTCAAAGGAGACACGGTAAAAGAAGCTG GTCCAGCTTTTGATCACTTGGAAAATGCTCTACATAAATTTGATGATGGGCCATTTTTCCTTGGGCAATTCAGTTTG GTGGACATAGCTTTCATTCCGTTTGTTGAAAGATTCCAAATCTTCTTATCAGAGGTCTTCAAGTACGACATCACAGCAGGAAGGCCTAAGCTTGCAAAATGGATCGAG GAGATAAACAAGATTGATGCTTACAAGCAAACAAAGACTGATCCCAGAGAGCTTGTTGAATTCTACAAGGCTCGCTTTCTG GCTCGGCTGTGA